The following coding sequences are from one Diospyros lotus cultivar Yz01 chromosome 7, ASM1463336v1, whole genome shotgun sequence window:
- the LOC127806049 gene encoding leucine-rich repeat extensin-like protein 4 produces MRKKTISPSLFILLSCLSFLLSSATSHFVGNGRLSDAEARYIKKRQLLYYIDENGDRGERVRVDPALVFQNPRLRNAYIALQAWKQAILSDPQNLTANWVGSGVCDYTGVFCAPAPDNQSILTVAGIDLNHGDIAGYLPEELGLLTDLALFHINSNRFCGTVPKKFRNLKILFELDLSNNRFAGKFPHLVLELPTLKFLDLRFNEFEGNVPRELFDKDLDAIFINHNRFQFDLPDNFGNSPVSVIVLANNKFHGCLPASLGNMSDTLNEIIFLQNGLKSCLPPEIGLLKDLTVFDVSFNELMGPLPDTIGGMVSLEQLNVAHNLLTGTIPASICKLPRLENFTFSYNFFTGEPPVCLRLPEFDDRRNCLPGRPAQRSALQCRKRPMVDCSAFKCKPFVPTLPPPPPPSPPPPVVLPTPPPAPVFSPPPPPPSPPPPPPSSPPPPVYSPPPPPPVYSSPPPPPSPPPPSPPPPVMSPPPPSPPPPSPPPPVMSPPPPSPPPPLPSPSPPYCIRSPPPPPPNSPPPPPPLYSPPPPAPYYYNSPPPPSPSPPPPPPHSPPPPPVYVYSSPPPPAHSPPPPTHSPPPPSPLPCIEPPPPPPSPPPCVEYSPPPPSPPPPPPVHYLPPPSPSPPPVIYNSPPPPPLVYASPPPPVHYNSPPPPSPSPPIQYSPPPIHYQSPPPPSPSPPPPPLPCEHPPPAPTQPPPIIYGSPPPPAPTQPPPIIYGSPPPPAPTYSGPLPPIFGISYASPPPPPFY; encoded by the coding sequence atgaggaagaagactATCAGCCCATCTCTCTTTATTCTCCTTTCTtgtctttccttccttctctcttctGCAACTTCCCATTTCGTCGGCAATGGCCGCCTCTCCGACGCCGAAGCTCGCTACATCAAGAAACGCCAACTTCTGTACTACATCGACGAGAACGGCGATCGGGGCGAGCGGGTAAGGGTCGACCCGGCCCTGGTTTTCCAAAATCCCCGGCTCCGGAACGCGTACATTGCTCTCCAGGCCTGGAAGCAAGCGATTCTCTCCGACCCGCAAAATCTCACTGCCAATTGGGTCGGATCTGGAGTGTGTGACTACACCGGCGTGTTCTGCGCTCCGGCGCCGGATAATCAGTCAATCCTGACCGTCGCCGGCATCGATCTCAACCACGGAGACATCGCTGGCTACCTCCCGGAGGAGCTTGGGTTGCTCACTGATCTTGCATTGTTCCACATCAACTCCAACCGGTTCTGCGGCACGGTCCCGAAGAAGTTCCGGAACCTGAAGATTCTCTTCGAGCTCGATCTCAGCAACAACAGGTTCGCCGGAAAATTCCCTCACCTTGTTCTGGAATTACCGACTCTCAAGTTCTTGGATCTCCGGTTCAACGAGTTTGAAGGCAATGTTCCGCGAGAGCTCTTCGACAAGGATCTGGACGCCATTTTCATCAACCACAACCGGTTCCAGTTCGACTTGCCGGACAATTTTGGGAACTCGCCGGTGTCGGTGATCGTTCTGGCGAACAACAAGTTCCACGGCTGCTTGCCTGCAAGTTTGGGGAATATGTCCGATACGCTGAACGAGATCATATTTTTGCAGAACGGTTTGAAGTCGTGCTTGCCGCCGGAGATTGGGCTGCTGAAGGACTTGACGGTTTTTGATGTGAGTTTCAATGAGCTGATGGGGCCGTTGCCGGACACGATCGGCGGGATGGTGAGCTTGGAGCAGCTCAATGTGGCGCATAATTTGTTGACGGGGACTATTCCGGCAAGTATTTGTAAGCTTCCCAGACTTGAAAACTTTACGTTTTCGTATAATTTCTTCACCGGCGAACCGCCGGTGTGCTTGCGCTTGCCGGAGTTTGACGATCGCCGGAACTGTTTGCCTGGCCGTCCGGCGCAAAGGTCGGCGCTTCAGTGCCGGAAGAGGCCGATGGTGGATTGTAGTGCATTTAAGTGTAAGCCTTTTGTTCCGACTCTACCCCCGCCGCCTCCACCTTCTCCTCCGCCCCCGGTTGTTTTACCGACGCCTCCCCCGGCGCCGGTGTTTTCTCCTCCACCGCCGCCACCTTCGCCCCCACCGCCTCCTCCCTCTTCACCACCTCCGCCTGTTTACTCACCTCCTCCGCCGCCACCAGTTTACTCTTCGCCACCACCTCCGCCTTCCCCACCTCCAccgtcgccgccgccgcctgTTATGTCTCCCCCTCCACCGTCtcctccaccaccatctcctCCGCCACCTGTTATGTCTCCACCTCCGCCGTCGCCGCCTCCACCACTTCCGTCACCATCTCCGCCCTATTGCATTCGCTCGCCACCACCACCGCCACCAAACTCGCCACCTCCACCTCCTCCCTTGTATTCTCCACCTCCCCCTGCTCCCTATTACTATAATTCACCTCCTCCACCAAGCCCTTCGCCGCCACCGCCTCCCCCACATTCTCCACCGCCACCACCTGTTTATGTCTACTCATCACCGCCTCCACCAGCCCATTCTCCGCCTCCCCCAACTCACTCACCGCCACCTCCATCTCCACTACCTTGTATAGAACCGCCACCACCTCCACCTTCCCCGCCACCGTGTGTAGAGTACTCCCCACCACCGCCATCACCACCACCTCCGCCGCCAGTTCACTATTTGCCGCCTCCATCACCCTCCCCTCCACCAGTCATCTATAATTCGCCTCCACCACCTCCTCTGGTGTATGCTTCCCCACCACCGCCAGTTCACTACAATTCTCCACCTCCTCCATCGCCGTCACCACCAATTCAATATTCCCCGCCGCCAATTCACTACCAGTCTCCACCTCCGCCATCGCCGTCGCCACCTCCACCTCCGTTGCCTTGTGAGCACCCGCCACCGGCTCCAACACAGCCACCGCCAATTATCTATGGAAGCCCGCCCCCACCGGCTCCAACACAGCCACCGCCAATTATCTATGGAAGCCCGCCCCCACCGGCTCCGACCTATTCGGGGCCATTGCCACCGATCTTCGGGATTTCATACGCATCTCCTCCGCCACCACCTTTCTATTGA